The genomic interval CAAATAACGCCTGTGCTTATCTCTGTTTTCAAGCAAAGAGAAGAGGTAAAGTTGGATACTGATACTTTATTCTAGTTTTACTCagattttgtaataatataagttcaaatggaaataatattttttaaaaggacggccacaacatttttttagatatatatTGCAGCTACTGTTTTGCATATTGTAAATAGTTGGCAAAGTAAAGCagctttaaaacaaaaaataaaatcccCACCGTAAAGCATTCTGATAGCACTGATTCTGTTTTAAGAAATAAGCATTGACACTATCATTGAATTGAGATTGGTAATTGAAAACCAGTTAttcgtgtgtgtgtgtgtgtgtatattctATGACTTTTATATTAAGGGATTAGATTCCAACTATTGATCAAACTAAGACTTTCTTCCTTCTAATCATATCATGAAAGGAAAAGCTAGGAAATTAAGGGTCAATTTCTAAATGAAGATTAAATTTCAGATTTGTCCCAGTAAGTGTAATTACGTATATGCAGACTAAATTTTTTGAGCAACTTGTGCAGTGGTCATGGCAAAACCTTCTGCTGGGATTCAGTTTCTTGCTATTCCTGTTGACAACAAGGCACATTGTAAGATTCTATATCTCGAATACACATATACATTGTAAGATTCTAAGACAATTCAGCTACTTCTTGAGATCTGAAAATTCATAATGATTGCAACAGAGCTTGAGGAAGCCAAAATTATTCTGGGTTTCAGCAGCTGCCCCGTTGATATCAGTCATTCTGTCAACcattttagtattttttctCAGAAATAAGACCCATAAAATTGCAATTGTAAGAAAGGATACTTCCCCTTCTAATTTTTTGAACAAACATGCTGAAATGTTATTTTCGTTCCTAATAATGTTTATCCTTTTCTCTGTCAGATCGGTGAATTACCAAAAGGACTGAATCCACCATCATCAAACATGTTATACTTCAATGGTCCTTATTTGGCTCTTGCTCTCAAAACAGGACTTGTCACTGGGATTTTGTCTCTCACTGTAAGTTACCCCAAACTGAGAAATATAATGGCTACAGAAAATATTAAGGAAATTGCAAATTGCATGTTGTAAATAACATGGTCCTCTCCTTACACACAAACAATACACCATATAACTCAACTGCTATTATCTTCTGTTTCAGGAAGGAATTGCAGTGGGAAGAACATTCGCTGCACTAAAGAACTACCAGGTGGATGGAAACAAAGAAATGATGGCCATTGGTCTTATGAACATAGCTGGTTCTTGTTCTTCATGCTATGTCACATCAGGTAATGATTCTTCTGTCATTTGACCACGTCACTGACAACTTACTAGTAGTTAAGTTATTGAAGAGGTGGAATTTTTTGAGAAAACGTCCATTctgacattaaaataaatttgcagGGTCATTTTCTCGATCAGCTGTTAACTTCAATGCTGGGGCACAGACAGCAGTATCAAATATAATCATGGCATCGGCAGTTCTTGTGACCCTTTTGTTTCTGATGCCGCTGTTCTATTACACACCGAATGTAGTCTTAGGAGCCATTATAATCACTGCTGTTGTAGGGCTAATAGATTATCAAGCTGCATATAAATTGTGGAAGGTTGACAAGCTTGACTTCTTGGCCTGCTTGTGCTCCTTTTTCGGTGTTCTGTTCATTTCAGTGCCTCTTGGCCTTGGAATAGCGGTAAGCTAGGAATAATTTAATCTGTTTCTTGTTATTAGAAACCTAAAATAAATGGTGTGTTGATGCTATGTGATTAATATAACTGGTTTGCCAAAATCTTTAGGTGGGAATATCAGTCTTCAAGATCTTGCTTCATGTCTCTAGGCCAAACACACTGGTTTTGGGGAATATACCGGGGACGCCAATATTCCACAACCTAAACCAATATAGAGAAGCTTTGAGGATTCCTTCATTTATCATTTTGGCAGTTGAGTCTCCCATCTACTTTGCTAATTCAACGTACCTGCAAGAAAGGTTAGATAAAGCGACTTATAGATTGTCAGATTTTTTTTAGAGGCAATTTCTGAGTGATTCTGAGATTCCAACCACTTGAGTGATTTTCCTGCTATAGGATACTGAGATGGGTTCGAGAAGAGGAAGAGCGAGTAAAAGCAAACAATGAAAGTACATTGAAGTGTATAATTTTGGACATGACGGGTATGCATTTCATCTGACTTGAAGTTTTTTTATTCAAGTTTTGAGATACTTTTGACTGAAAACAATAATTtcttactttctttctttccccAGCTGTTACAGCCATAGACACAAGTGGAACCGATACTCTATGTGAACTTAGGAAGGTGCTGGACAAAAGATCACTTCAGGTATAGATACTGATAGCACCATATTACAAGGCCATTAAGACTccatcacttttattttaaatacttattttcatAATTCGTGGTGCAGCTTGTGTTGGCAAATCCTGTTGGGAATGTGATGGAAAAGTTGCATCAGTCAAATATTTTGGATTCCTTTGGGTTGAAAGCTGTCTATCTCACTGTTGGAGAAGCTGTGGCTGACATTTCATCTTCATGGAAAGCTCAGCCTTGAATTCCATAGATTAATTTCAGtcacaaaaggaaaaaaaaaatgaggctTCTAACTTCTTTCAGAAACTCTCTTAACATCAAATGTTATTTTGCCTCCAAAATGGTTTACTTGGTTTTAGCACAAACCTTGACAAACCGAGgctttttgttgtttcagaAGAGCATCCAAGCAAAATATAGAGATGACTTTATTCCGTAGACATTGATAAATATGATagatattttgaaatgaaagaaagaataaagcACGAGCATTCCAGTCTTCTCCTTT from Vigna radiata var. radiata cultivar VC1973A chromosome 9, Vradiata_ver6, whole genome shotgun sequence carries:
- the LOC106773971 gene encoding probable sulfate transporter 3.4 — its product is MGVNFNRVEDLACNNGCSMKIQSDTEMAMPVPAMEIHKVQLPPERTTLQKLRHRLSEIFFPDDPLHRFKNQTCFMKLLLALQYIFPIFQWAPLYNLSLLRSDIISGLTIASLAIPQGISYAKLANLPPILGLYSSFVPPLIYSLLGSSRHLGVGPVSIASLVMGSMLTETISYTQDPILYLKMAFTATFFAGLFQSSLGILRLGFVIDFLSKATLVGFMAGAAIIVSLQQLKGLLGIVHFTNKMQITPVLISVFKQREEWSWQNLLLGFSFLLFLLTTRHISLRKPKLFWVSAAAPLISVILSTILVFFLRNKTHKIAIIGELPKGLNPPSSNMLYFNGPYLALALKTGLVTGILSLTEGIAVGRTFAALKNYQVDGNKEMMAIGLMNIAGSCSSCYVTSGSFSRSAVNFNAGAQTAVSNIIMASAVLVTLLFLMPLFYYTPNVVLGAIIITAVVGLIDYQAAYKLWKVDKLDFLACLCSFFGVLFISVPLGLGIAVGISVFKILLHVSRPNTLVLGNIPGTPIFHNLNQYREALRIPSFIILAVESPIYFANSTYLQERILRWVREEEERVKANNESTLKCIILDMTAVTAIDTSGTDTLCELRKVLDKRSLQLVLANPVGNVMEKLHQSNILDSFGLKAVYLTVGEAVADISSSWKAQP